In Drosophila subpulchrella strain 33 F10 #4 breed RU33 chromosome 3R, RU_Dsub_v1.1 Primary Assembly, whole genome shotgun sequence, the following are encoded in one genomic region:
- the LOC119554372 gene encoding uncharacterized protein LOC119554372, with protein sequence MQHIFALKLLLLLLFGESLALQRPISENSHSPLEALSTKVLILSSAVVLTCVWLGCTYSMASRHQKAVQYLQQQLDQLWLLQAKPSIWPHAPFIPSPGEQNPPEYIPPKDPQEQEQEAIEAQERAETARAFLEARNSEKE encoded by the coding sequence ATGCAACACATATTCGCTTTGAAATtactgctgctcctgctgttTGGGGAATCACTGGCATTGCAGCGGCCAATCTCCGAAAATTCCCACAGCCCACTGGAAGCCCTTTCCACCAAGGTGCTGATCCTCTCCAGCGCGGTGGTGCTCACCTGTGTTTGGCTAGGATGCACCTACTCCATGGCCAGTCGCCATCAGAAGGCGGTTCAGTATCTCCAGCAACAGCTCGACCAACTCTGGCTGCTGCAGGCGAAGCCCTCCATCTGGCCACATGCCCCCTTCATCCCGAGTCCCGGGGAGCAGAATCCGCCGGAGTACATTCCGCCGAAGGATccgcaggagcaggagcaggaggcCATTGAGGCGCAGGAGAGGGCCGAAACAGCTAGGGCCTTCTTGGAGGCCAGAAACAGCGAAAAAGAGTGA
- the LOC119554995 gene encoding uncharacterized protein LOC119554995, giving the protein MSVHLLTLGCLLAQFVLGISGEFEAVNCSHPLAELTTCGRFSPNGCCAKGCVRNLRGRCVQEQCTASWTAWLRKPVTMSCYFHWFLLIFAGVITAIMMGLVVCNVGFEVRRYLRQRRVERFRRFRDLSGVSIGSTQC; this is encoded by the coding sequence ATGTCGGTCCATCTGCTGACCCTGGGCTGCCTGTTGGCCCAGTTCGTCCTGGGGATTTCGGGGGAGTTCGAGGCGGTCAACTGCTCCCATCCCCTGGCCGAGCTCACCACCTGCGGCAGGTTCAGCCCCAACGGGTGCTGTGCCAAGGGGTGTGTGAGGAACCTCCGGGGGCGCTGTGTCCAGGAGCAGTGCACCGCATCCTGGACCGCCTGGCTGCGCAAGCCGGTGACCATGAGCTGCTACTTCCACTGGTTCCTGCTGATCTTCGCCGGGGTCATCACCGCCATCATGATGGGCCTGGTGGTGTGCAACGTGGGCTTCGAGGTGAGGCGCTACCTCCGCCAGCGGAGGGTCGAGCGGTTCAGGCGCTTCAGGGACCTCAGTGGGGTCTCCATCGGATCCACTCAGTGCTAG